In Mesotoga sp. UBA6090, the following are encoded in one genomic region:
- a CDS encoding pyroglutamyl-peptidase I produces the protein MILVTHFDPFGGSRINASQIVVQLLADMREDIDLMSLPTVFDDSFSRLRLRLLDDVPEALIMVGQAAGRSLITLEKVAINWKESATPDNRGFIATGEKIIPASPDAYFSKLPVDGIVSKLKDEGFPVEKSFSAGTFVCNYLFYRCMDFLTKRGINIPAGFVHIPCIPEQISPGEERPAIESEVSARVLSRIIDLAVEENR, from the coding sequence ATGATACTCGTGACCCATTTCGACCCCTTCGGGGGAAGTAGAATAAATGCTTCGCAGATAGTCGTGCAGCTTCTAGCGGATATGAGGGAGGACATTGATCTCATGAGCCTCCCAACGGTCTTCGACGACTCCTTTTCTCGACTCAGGCTGCGCCTTCTAGACGACGTCCCGGAGGCGTTGATTATGGTCGGCCAGGCGGCCGGGAGATCTCTCATCACTCTGGAGAAGGTTGCGATAAACTGGAAGGAATCTGCGACTCCAGACAATAGAGGATTTATCGCAACCGGAGAGAAGATAATTCCTGCCTCTCCCGATGCATACTTTTCGAAGCTTCCGGTCGACGGAATTGTCTCGAAGCTGAAGGATGAGGGATTTCCTGTCGAGAAGTCCTTCTCGGCAGGCACATTTGTCTGTAATTATCTCTTTTACAGGTGTATGGACTTTCTCACGAAGAGAGGCATAAACATCCCCGCCGGCTTTGTGCACATACCTTGCATTCCCGAACAGATAAGTCCGGGAGAAGAAAGGCCTGCGATAGAGTCGGAAGTTTCGGCGAGGGTCCTTTCAAGGATAATAGATCTTGCAGTGGAGGAGAATAGATGA